In the genome of Xenopus laevis strain J_2021 chromosome 1S, Xenopus_laevis_v10.1, whole genome shotgun sequence, one region contains:
- the LOC121399347 gene encoding uncharacterized protein LOC121399347 isoform X1, producing the protein MRTDQKILIRKKGAEQVKASCAVFYIPQQLADTKRVKASLLYFRIPQELQESKDTVYLGCRGKIQRPWNVWNLLHHLIFHSQEKERWLTLMLRAKHGDGKDEPCFPQNPRRSASDQNSENSAVQPSPRIGNTDWCICDNCVAMPTDLESKCCKEIDNIINVTDEEFSCILQHPFFYDYCQHRERIEINLKMIGQQRHPPNVRDLNLLLRKTAYKGFSAWIHGYLGKGVRRPIPSCAVKVIRDKFPDPEELYMGFRQHQDYPAEYMALD; encoded by the exons atgcgcactgaccaGAAGATCCTTATCAGGAAGAAAGGAGCAGAGCAAGTAAAAGCATCTTGCGCCGTCTTCTACATTCCACAGCAATTAGCTGACACTAAACGAGTGAAAGCATCGCTGCTCTACTTCCGCATTCCCCAAGAATTACAAGAATCCAAAGACACTGTTTATCTTGGCTGTCGGGGGAAG atACAGAGACCATGGAATGTGTGGAACCTTCTACATCATCTGATATTCCACTCtcaagagaaggaaag ATGGCTTACATTGATGCTAAGGGCTAAGCATGGGGATGGTAAAGATGAACCATGCTTCCCTCAAAATCCTAGGAGGTCAGCTTCAGATCAGAATTCTGAAAACTCTGCAGTGCAACCCTCCCCTAGAATTGGCAACACTGACTGGTGCATATGTGACAACTGTGTGGCAATGCCAACCGATCTTGAATCAAAGTGCTGCAAAGAAATCGACAATATTATTAATGTCACGGATGAGGAATTTTCATGCATCTTACAACATCCCTTTTTTTATGATTATTGCCAACACAGAGAAAGGATAGAAATAAACCTAAAAATGATCGGTCAGCAAAGGCATCCACCTAATGTCCGCGACCTTAacct ATTACTACGGAAAACAGCATACAAAGGTTTTTCAGCCTGGATTCATGGGTATCTAGGAAAAGGAGTTCGGAGACCTATTCCGTCCTGTGCTGTAAAGGTCATCAGGGACAAATTCCCAGATCCTGAGGAATTATATATGGGATTCCGCCAACACCAGGATTACCCTGCTGAATATATGGCCCttgattaa
- the LOC121399347 gene encoding uncharacterized protein LOC121399347 isoform X2 translates to MRTDQKILIRKKGAEQVKASCAVFYIPQQLADTKRVKASLLYFRIPQELQESKDTVYLGCRGKIQRPWNVWNLLHHLIFHSQEKESPIFHHGGKRHWTKEIRRGGRKTWRWLRRKKMEERETPKGLMSCFMQCISIETNIVQVSSLPLKIYKGGKDTKVTLWKTQWFQYL, encoded by the exons atgcgcactgaccaGAAGATCCTTATCAGGAAGAAAGGAGCAGAGCAAGTAAAAGCATCTTGCGCCGTCTTCTACATTCCACAGCAATTAGCTGACACTAAACGAGTGAAAGCATCGCTGCTCTACTTCCGCATTCCCCAAGAATTACAAGAATCCAAAGACACTGTTTATCTTGGCTGTCGGGGGAAG atACAGAGACCATGGAATGTGTGGAACCTTCTACATCATCTGATATTCCACTCtcaagagaaggaaag CCCGATTTTTCATCATGGAGGAAAGAGACATTGGACAAAGGAAATTCGACGGGGAGGGAGAAAGACATGGAGGTGgctgaggagaaaaaaaatggaggaaAGAGAAACACCTAAAGGCttaatgagctgttttatgcaatgtatttctatagagacaaacattgtgcaAGTGTCTAGTTTACcgttaaaaatatataagggtggCAAAGATACTAAAGTGACACTGTGGAAGACACAATGGTTTCAGTATTTGTAA
- the LOC121399347 gene encoding uncharacterized protein LOC121399347 isoform X3, producing the protein MRTDQKILIRKKGAEQVKASCAVFYIPQQLADTKRVKASLLYFRIPQELQESKDTVYLGCRGKIQRPWNVWNLLHHLIFHSQEKERLLRKTAYKGFSAWIHGYLGKGVRRPIPSCAVKVIRDKFPDPEELYMGFRQHQDYPAEYMALD; encoded by the exons atgcgcactgaccaGAAGATCCTTATCAGGAAGAAAGGAGCAGAGCAAGTAAAAGCATCTTGCGCCGTCTTCTACATTCCACAGCAATTAGCTGACACTAAACGAGTGAAAGCATCGCTGCTCTACTTCCGCATTCCCCAAGAATTACAAGAATCCAAAGACACTGTTTATCTTGGCTGTCGGGGGAAG atACAGAGACCATGGAATGTGTGGAACCTTCTACATCATCTGATATTCCACTCtcaagagaaggaaag ATTACTACGGAAAACAGCATACAAAGGTTTTTCAGCCTGGATTCATGGGTATCTAGGAAAAGGAGTTCGGAGACCTATTCCGTCCTGTGCTGTAAAGGTCATCAGGGACAAATTCCCAGATCCTGAGGAATTATATATGGGATTCCGCCAACACCAGGATTACCCTGCTGAATATATGGCCCttgattaa